One Denticeps clupeoides chromosome 12, fDenClu1.1, whole genome shotgun sequence genomic window carries:
- the nbl1 gene encoding neuroblastoma suppressor of tumorigenicity 1, whose translation MRRCALIGCALAALLAMGVAAPPAHINRLALFPDKSAWCEAKNITQIVGHTGCQARSMQNRACLGQCFSYSVPNTFPQSTESLVHCDSCMPAQTQWEVVTLECPGSDDTPRVEKLVERILHCSCQSCSKEGSQEGALMQFYPSESTPDHPSLADANSAEPQAHANTHADALPQHGHTHTEPLAQPHTHPAAGG comes from the exons ATGCGGcgctgcgctctgattggctgcgcgCTGGCCGCGCTGCTCGCGATGGGCGTGGCCGCCCCGCCCGCTCACATCAACCGCCTGGCGCTGTTCCCCGACAAGAGCGCCTGGTGCGAGGCCAAGAACATCACGCAGATCGTGGGCCACACGGGCTGCCAGGCCCGCTCCATGCAGAACAG GGCGTGCCTGGGCCAGTGCTTCAGCTACAGCGTCCCCAACACCTTCCCACAGTCCACCGAGTCGCTGGTCCACTGCGACTCCTGCATGCCGGCCCAGACTCAGTGGGAAGTG GTGACCCTGGAATGCCCAGGAAGTGACGACACCCCGCGGGTGGAAAAACTAGTGGAGCGCATCCTCCACTGTAGCTGCCAGTCCTGCAGCAAGGAGGGCAGCCAGGAGGGGGCGCTCATGCAGTTCTACCCGTCGGAGAGCACCCCGGACCACCCATCCCTGGCAGATGCGAACAGCGCAGAACCCCAGGCccacgcaaacacacacgctGACGCACTCCCGCAgcatggccacacacacacggagccACTGGCtcagcctcacacacaccccgccGCGGGGGGATAA
- the LOC114801185 gene encoding LOW QUALITY PROTEIN: transmembrane protein 88 (The sequence of the model RefSeq protein was modified relative to this genomic sequence to represent the inferred CDS: inserted 3 bases in 2 codons), whose amino-acid sequence MCGVDAELDDXGVEDDRDQEDEFVLAEGARMLPPPVAHCEGGAWGXRRSRCGCLASGAGLLLWNVALAATCLLLLAAVFALVLLPALLLLYAGFLCHSRVLASPSTICHYLDDNSCSALIILGFVMMSPLVVVAAATFCGLLRHLRLLWFFQPISGAWYQGRGLCWREDLRAWV is encoded by the exons ATGTGCGGCGTGGACGCGGAGCTGGATGA GGGGGTGGAGGATGACAGGGACCAGGAGGACGAGTTCGTCCTCGCCGAGGGAGCCCGCATGCTGCCGCCTCCCGTGGCCCACTGCGAGGGCGGCGCCTGGG GCCGGAGGAGTCGCTGTGGCTGCCTGGCGTCGGGCGCCGGCCTGCTGCTGTGGAACGTGGCCCTGGCCGCGACCTGCCTGCTCCTGCTGGCGGCCGTGTTTGCCCTGGTGCTCCTGCCTGCCCTGCTCCTGCTCTACGCCGGCTTCCTCTGCCACTCGCGG GTTCTGGCCTCACCTTCCACAATCTGCCATTACCTTGACGACAACAGTTGTTCCGCCCTCATCATCCTGGGCTTTGTGATGATGTCACCTCTTGTGGTGGTGGCCGCAGCGACCTTCTGTGGCCTCCTCCGCCACCTACGACTCCTCTGGTTCTTCCAGCCAATCTCAGGCGCCTGGTACCAAGGCCGGGGGTTATGCTGGAGAGAAGATTTGCGTGCCTGGGTCTGA